In Virgibacillus sp. NKC19-16, a single genomic region encodes these proteins:
- a CDS encoding PspA/IM30 family protein — translation MFKFFRRIKTVLGSELNAMLDKAEDPVKMLDQFMRDMEEDIQEAEGAVAKQIANEKMLKRKANDAKVLMEKRQKQAEQAVEAGNDDLARRALEDKAENEKQFNILDESWTNAKNDSDEIREKLDEMKKEYNQMKLKKDSLKARAETAQTKTKMNRTMSNIGSDESRQGFERMEEKVLEYEAEAETTKDLSQAARTLDDEFESLEENKVDKELAELKKKKNKK, via the coding sequence ATGTTTAAATTTTTTAGACGTATAAAAACAGTTTTAGGCTCGGAATTGAATGCCATGCTGGATAAAGCAGAAGATCCTGTGAAAATGCTGGATCAGTTCATGCGGGATATGGAAGAAGATATTCAAGAAGCAGAAGGTGCTGTTGCCAAACAAATTGCGAATGAGAAAATGCTTAAACGTAAAGCCAATGATGCTAAAGTATTGATGGAAAAAAGGCAAAAGCAAGCAGAACAGGCAGTAGAAGCAGGTAATGATGATTTAGCCAGGCGGGCACTAGAGGATAAAGCAGAAAATGAGAAACAATTTAACATATTAGATGAATCATGGACCAATGCAAAAAATGACTCGGATGAAATTAGAGAAAAACTGGATGAAATGAAAAAAGAATACAACCAAATGAAACTGAAAAAAGACTCCTTAAAGGCACGTGCAGAAACAGCACAAACAAAAACGAAGATGAATAGAACGATGTCAAATATCGGTAGTGACGAATCGAGACAGGGCTTTGAACGGATGGAGGAAAAAGTCCTGGAATATGAGGCAGAAGCAGAAACAACAAAAGACCTCTCGCAGGCTGCTCGTACACTGGATGATGAGTTTGAATCACTTGAGGAAAATAAAGTTGATAAAGAATTAGCTGAACTAAAAAAGAAA
- a CDS encoding M24 family metallopeptidase: MSNRIDTLLEEMKKNNLDGMLITSTANFYYLSDYYTDPHERLIAVYVSNSLDPLLIIPAMEVDDAKKAGWNFTIIGYQDHENPWQLFADVLQKNEKIPKALGIEHDQITLERYKAIKQILPNTAISDAQETLAKLRVIKNKKEYTLLKQAAELADFGIETGIKAIREGVSELEVIAEIEYELKKQGVQQMSFQTMALSGNQTASPHGTPSMKKISKGDLILFDLGVVFEGYCSDISRTVAYKSLTEAQEKIYHIVLAAQEKAIKASQPGTSVGNIDKAARDHIDKVGYGDYFTHRIGHGLGIQTHEYPSMHGNNELSLKAGMCYTIEPGIYVPETGGVRIEDMIFMTDKGPEILTKSPKALQIIE, encoded by the coding sequence ATGTCAAATCGAATAGATACATTATTGGAAGAGATGAAAAAGAATAATTTAGATGGAATGCTCATTACATCAACCGCAAATTTTTATTATTTGAGTGATTACTACACAGATCCGCATGAGCGATTAATTGCCGTTTATGTAAGCAATTCACTTGATCCATTATTAATTATACCCGCTATGGAAGTTGATGACGCGAAGAAAGCTGGTTGGAACTTTACTATTATTGGCTATCAAGATCACGAGAATCCATGGCAATTATTCGCAGATGTTTTACAAAAGAACGAAAAAATTCCAAAGGCGCTTGGTATTGAGCATGACCAAATTACACTGGAGCGTTATAAAGCAATCAAGCAAATTTTACCAAATACAGCTATTTCTGACGCACAAGAAACCTTAGCCAAACTGCGTGTTATTAAAAACAAAAAAGAATACACCCTGTTAAAACAGGCAGCAGAACTGGCAGATTTTGGTATAGAGACAGGGATTAAAGCTATTCGGGAAGGCGTTAGTGAACTGGAAGTTATTGCTGAAATCGAATATGAATTAAAGAAACAAGGCGTACAGCAAATGTCTTTTCAAACAATGGCATTATCAGGAAATCAAACAGCATCACCACATGGCACACCTTCCATGAAAAAAATAAGCAAAGGCGATTTAATCCTTTTTGATCTTGGGGTCGTTTTTGAAGGTTATTGTTCAGATATTTCAAGAACAGTTGCTTATAAATCGCTAACAGAAGCGCAGGAAAAAATTTATCATATCGTGTTAGCCGCCCAAGAAAAGGCAATTAAAGCATCACAACCTGGAACTTCAGTCGGCAACATTGATAAGGCTGCAAGAGATCATATCGACAAGGTCGGTTATGGCGACTATTTCACGCATCGGATAGGCCATGGTTTAGGCATTCAAACACATGAATATCCTTCGATGCATGGAAATAATGAATTATCGCTAAAGGCAGGCATGTGCTATACTATTGAGCCAGGTATTTATGTCCCTGAAACAGGCGGCGTCAGAATTGAAGACATGATTTTCATGACGGACAAAGGACCTGAAATTTTAACCAAGTCACCTAAAGCACTGCAAATTATAGAGTAA
- the ald gene encoding alanine dehydrogenase, producing MRIGVPREIKNNENRVAMAPSGVLTLKEAGHHVYVETGAGLGSGFTDQQYEDAGATITSTAKETWGQEMVMKVKEPLAEEYDYFYEGLILFTYLHLAAEPELTKAMMDKKVIGIAYETVQLPDGSLPLLTPMSEVAGRMAAQVGTQFLEKPKGGKGALLAAIPGVKRSKVTIIGGGVVGTNTAKIAVGLGADVTIIDLNPERLRQLDDLFGSSINTLMSNPMNIGEAVADSDLVIGSVLIAGAKAPQLVTEEMIKTMEKGSVIVDVAIDQGGNFETSDRITTHDDPTFTKHGVLHYCVANIPGAVPQTATIGLANVTVPYALQLANKGYMQACLDNETLLKGINTLDGYVTHKAVAEAHDVEFEDVKALLQK from the coding sequence TTGAGAATAGGTGTGCCTAGAGAGATTAAAAACAATGAAAACAGGGTAGCGATGGCACCATCCGGTGTTTTAACGTTAAAAGAAGCCGGACATCATGTCTATGTAGAGACGGGAGCAGGACTCGGATCAGGGTTTACAGATCAGCAATATGAAGATGCTGGAGCTACTATCACATCAACAGCAAAAGAGACATGGGGACAAGAAATGGTGATGAAGGTAAAAGAGCCACTCGCCGAGGAATACGATTATTTTTATGAAGGTCTTATTTTATTTACGTACTTACATTTAGCGGCTGAACCAGAACTTACGAAAGCAATGATGGATAAAAAGGTTATCGGCATCGCGTATGAAACCGTTCAATTACCAGATGGATCATTACCATTATTAACACCGATGAGTGAAGTTGCAGGGCGTATGGCTGCGCAAGTTGGTACCCAATTTTTAGAAAAGCCTAAGGGAGGAAAAGGTGCACTTCTAGCTGCTATTCCAGGCGTTAAGCGGAGTAAAGTAACCATCATTGGTGGCGGTGTAGTTGGGACGAATACGGCGAAAATTGCTGTCGGTTTAGGTGCGGATGTAACTATCATTGATTTAAATCCGGAACGGTTACGTCAATTAGATGATCTCTTTGGTTCTTCGATTAATACATTAATGTCAAACCCGATGAATATTGGTGAGGCTGTGGCTGATTCAGATCTTGTAATTGGATCTGTGTTAATTGCCGGGGCAAAAGCGCCGCAATTGGTTACAGAAGAAATGATAAAAACAATGGAGAAAGGTTCTGTCATAGTAGATGTAGCCATCGATCAGGGCGGAAATTTTGAAACGAGTGATCGTATTACAACACATGATGATCCAACATTTACAAAACATGGGGTTCTGCACTACTGTGTGGCAAATATTCCAGGGGCAGTACCACAAACAGCAACAATTGGTTTGGCTAATGTAACAGTTCCTTATGCCCTGCAATTAGCTAACAAAGGCTACATGCAGGCTTGTTTGGATAATGAAACATTATTAAAAGGTATTAATACATTAGATGGATATGTCACCCATAAGGCTGTTGCAGAGGCCCATGATGTGGAATTTGAAGATGTAAAGGCACTATTACAGAAATAG
- a CDS encoding universal stress protein: MEYNDIIVAVDGSEASEKAFTKSLDIVKRNNARLILAHVVDSRTFATAEAYDRTLAERSENHAKELLDSYVDNAKSAGIENIVKCIEYGSPKIKIAKDIAGDFGADLIICGATGMNAVERFLIGSVSESITRYATCDVLVIR; the protein is encoded by the coding sequence ATGGAATATAATGATATTATTGTTGCTGTTGACGGATCGGAAGCATCTGAAAAGGCTTTTACTAAATCACTGGACATCGTCAAACGTAATAATGCACGACTTATTCTTGCCCATGTAGTTGATTCCCGTACGTTTGCCACGGCAGAAGCATATGACCGTACACTTGCAGAGCGATCTGAGAATCATGCGAAGGAACTGCTGGATAGTTATGTGGATAATGCCAAATCGGCAGGTATAGAAAATATTGTTAAATGTATCGAGTACGGATCGCCGAAAATAAAAATCGCGAAAGACATTGCCGGGGATTTTGGCGCGGATTTGATTATCTGTGGTGCAACTGGTATGAATGCTGTGGAACGGTTTCTAATCGGTAGTGTCTCTGAAAGTATAACCAGATATGCAACCTGTGATGTTTTAGTTATACGTTAG
- a CDS encoding acetate kinase, translated as MSNILAINAGSSSLKFQLIQMPKEEVSAKGLIERIGLNDSVFKLETNDNEEEMVEDIPDHEVAVKKLLHGLKSSGVIQSLEAIDAVGHRVVHGGEHFSDSVKLTEEVIETIEKVSELAPLHNPANLTGIRAFQEILPNVPMVAVFDTAFHQTMPESSYLYSLPYKYYKDYGIRKYGFHGTSHKYVSQRAAELIGLPSNQLRLISCHLGNGASIAAIKDGESIDTSMGFTPLAGVTMGTRSGNIDPALIPYIMEKTGKSAEEVINVLNKESGMLALSGFSSDLRDIELQSEENERAKLALDVFAGRIHKYIGSYAAKMSGVDAIIFTAGVGENSTTIREKVLNGLEFMGIYWDPKLNEIRGREQFINYPHSPVKVIVIPTNEEVMIARDTVRLS; from the coding sequence ATGAGTAATATACTAGCAATAAATGCAGGCAGTTCATCATTGAAATTCCAATTAATCCAAATGCCGAAAGAGGAAGTTTCAGCTAAAGGACTTATTGAGCGAATTGGTTTGAATGATTCTGTGTTTAAGTTGGAAACAAATGATAATGAAGAAGAAATGGTAGAAGACATTCCTGATCATGAGGTTGCAGTGAAAAAACTGCTTCATGGATTAAAGTCTTCCGGTGTTATCCAATCACTCGAAGCGATTGACGCTGTCGGCCATCGCGTTGTCCATGGCGGGGAACATTTTAGTGATTCCGTAAAACTAACAGAAGAAGTCATTGAAACGATCGAAAAGGTTTCCGAATTGGCACCATTACACAATCCAGCCAATTTAACGGGTATCCGTGCATTTCAAGAGATCCTGCCAAATGTGCCGATGGTTGCGGTATTTGATACAGCATTTCATCAAACAATGCCTGAATCATCTTATTTATACAGCTTGCCATATAAATATTATAAGGATTATGGTATTCGTAAATACGGCTTTCACGGAACATCACATAAATATGTATCCCAGCGTGCAGCGGAACTTATTGGCTTACCATCAAATCAATTGCGGTTAATCTCGTGTCACTTAGGAAATGGGGCCAGTATTGCAGCCATAAAGGACGGGGAATCGATTGATACCTCCATGGGCTTCACACCATTAGCAGGGGTCACGATGGGGACGCGTTCCGGGAATATAGATCCTGCCTTAATTCCGTACATTATGGAAAAGACCGGTAAGTCCGCCGAAGAAGTAATTAACGTACTGAATAAAGAAAGTGGAATGCTTGCATTATCAGGATTTTCAAGTGACCTACGAGATATTGAACTTCAATCGGAAGAAAATGAGCGGGCGAAACTCGCACTGGATGTTTTCGCAGGAAGAATCCATAAATATATTGGATCCTATGCTGCCAAAATGTCAGGTGTTGATGCCATCATTTTCACAGCAGGTGTCGGTGAAAATAGTACTACAATTAGAGAAAAGGTATTAAATGGATTGGAATTTATGGGAATCTACTGGGATCCTAAATTAAATGAAATTCGAGGACGAGAACAATTTATCAATTATCCGCATTCCCCGGTCAAAGTCATCGTCATCCCAACGAATGAAGAGGTAATGATAGCAAGAGATACAGTAAGATTGTCCTAA
- a CDS encoding class I SAM-dependent methyltransferase has product MEKSNVEILYEWIDQTTEIIQKHEEEPYLNSLTSTMESLFYQDAPEAMDDILSHKVQNALKEIDFSMFKIEEIRKGIQLAILKGMKDSTQQQHLMTPETVALLVGYFAEKVTSDKEKVSLFDPVSGTANLLTIVMSQLDRQLEAYAGEVDPTLIQLAVLNANLQKKEVEFFHQDSLRPFLLDPVDLVVADLPIGYYPDDIRANDFELKADEGHSYAHHLFIEQALNYTNSGGYLIFVIPDFLFESDQSDKLHSFLQEYSHIVGVVRLPESAFKSEKNMKSILILQKAGQGTSSPKQPLLVQMPSFKNDSAMSDILEQMNTWFSQYNSRELNNNE; this is encoded by the coding sequence ATGGAGAAATCAAATGTCGAAATTTTATATGAGTGGATAGATCAGACAACGGAAATAATACAAAAGCATGAAGAAGAACCATACCTGAATAGCTTAACATCTACCATGGAATCACTCTTCTATCAGGATGCCCCGGAAGCGATGGACGACATTTTATCACATAAAGTACAAAATGCCTTAAAGGAAATTGACTTTTCTATGTTTAAAATAGAAGAAATTCGCAAAGGAATTCAGTTGGCCATATTGAAAGGGATGAAGGACTCAACGCAACAACAGCATTTAATGACTCCGGAAACTGTAGCGTTATTAGTAGGCTATTTTGCCGAGAAGGTCACATCAGATAAGGAAAAGGTAAGCCTTTTTGATCCTGTTAGTGGAACAGCTAACCTTTTAACTATTGTTATGAGTCAGTTGGATCGGCAGTTAGAAGCGTATGCGGGGGAGGTTGATCCGACACTAATTCAGTTGGCCGTATTAAATGCTAATTTACAAAAGAAAGAAGTAGAATTCTTCCATCAGGATAGTTTACGGCCTTTTTTGCTGGATCCTGTTGATTTAGTAGTTGCTGACTTACCGATTGGTTACTATCCAGATGATATTAGGGCAAATGATTTTGAATTAAAAGCGGACGAAGGTCATTCGTATGCCCACCATCTATTTATTGAACAAGCACTAAATTACACAAATTCGGGTGGTTATTTAATTTTTGTTATTCCTGATTTTCTGTTTGAAAGTGATCAGTCAGACAAGCTTCATAGCTTTCTTCAGGAATATTCGCATATTGTCGGTGTCGTGCGTTTGCCCGAGAGTGCTTTTAAATCAGAAAAAAATATGAAAAGCATCCTTATTCTCCAAAAGGCAGGGCAAGGTACATCCTCGCCAAAACAACCATTGCTTGTACAAATGCCGTCATTTAAAAATGATTCAGCAATGAGTGATATATTAGAACAAATGAATACATGGTTTTCACAGTATAACAGCAGGGAGTTGAACAACAATGAGTAA
- the tpx gene encoding thiol peroxidase: MSNITFNQEPVTLLGTEIKVGDQAPDFTVVSNDLKDVSLNDYKGNVKLISVVPSIDTGVCSEQTKRFNEEADKIDNVQVLTISMDLPFAQQRWCAANGIKKLDTLSDHRDADFGEKYGVLIKELRLLSRSIFVVDSNDKVTYVEYVNEVTNHPDYDSALKAAGEAQ; this comes from the coding sequence ATGTCTAACATTACTTTCAATCAAGAACCGGTCACACTGCTAGGTACAGAAATCAAAGTAGGTGACCAGGCGCCTGATTTCACTGTTGTATCCAATGATTTGAAGGATGTTTCGCTAAATGATTACAAAGGTAACGTAAAGTTAATCAGTGTCGTACCATCCATTGATACAGGTGTTTGTTCAGAGCAAACCAAACGATTCAATGAGGAAGCGGATAAAATTGATAATGTCCAAGTATTAACCATCAGCATGGATTTACCCTTTGCCCAACAGCGCTGGTGTGCAGCTAATGGAATTAAAAAACTTGATACATTATCCGATCACCGGGATGCAGACTTCGGTGAAAAATATGGTGTTTTAATTAAAGAGTTACGCTTGTTATCCAGATCAATCTTTGTCGTTGATTCGAATGATAAGGTTACTTATGTGGAATATGTTAACGAGGTGACCAATCACCCCGATTATGATTCTGCTTTAAAAGCAGCTGGTGAGGCGCAATAA
- the ytfJ gene encoding GerW family sporulation protein codes for MSEHPIEGLMTTAMENLKGMIEVNTIIGDPVKSPDGSMIIPVSKLGFGFAAGGSEFNNSSSSSSDGSEETLPFGGGSGGGVSITPIAFLIVSEQGIKMVHLDQSTHIYEKMLDFAPQVVEKVQEIIKDAGKVKMPEDKDKDKEKQQKKRPSQYDI; via the coding sequence ATGAGTGAACATCCTATCGAAGGATTAATGACAACTGCAATGGAAAATTTAAAGGGTATGATTGAGGTTAATACCATTATTGGCGATCCGGTTAAGTCTCCGGATGGTAGTATGATTATACCGGTCTCAAAGCTGGGTTTTGGTTTTGCTGCAGGGGGGAGCGAGTTTAATAACTCTTCCAGTAGCAGTTCTGATGGATCCGAGGAAACCCTTCCATTTGGTGGTGGTAGTGGGGGAGGAGTCTCTATTACGCCTATTGCATTTTTAATTGTAAGTGAGCAGGGTATCAAGATGGTTCATCTGGATCAAAGCACACATATATATGAGAAAATGCTTGACTTCGCGCCACAGGTAGTGGAGAAAGTACAAGAAATTATAAAAGATGCAGGAAAAGTGAAGATGCCGGAAGATAAAGATAAAGATAAGGAAAAGCAACAAAAGAAAAGACCATCACAATATGATATTTAA
- a CDS encoding DUF2953 domain-containing protein, whose product MLWILLAVVLLILILLLSRITITGNVTYTQREQSFTVTVSLYRVRLYKKKANITMENKDTRKGIRDINFDSFQGDLREAIELLRELNPFVDYILKNTYVHKLKWLTAGGTGDASSTGIAAGGVWAIKGIFIGIITEKSNLTCKPVIRVSPHFQQQHFLSTFDCMVSLKLGKAMYTLLKVMQVFSRKEKEFS is encoded by the coding sequence ATGCTGTGGATCCTGTTAGCTGTCGTGCTTCTCATTTTAATTCTATTACTTTCAAGGATAACTATTACTGGTAATGTTACGTATACTCAACGTGAGCAGTCTTTTACGGTAACAGTTTCCCTGTACCGTGTTCGTTTGTATAAAAAGAAAGCAAATATCACGATGGAGAATAAAGATACCCGTAAAGGAATACGGGATATAAATTTTGATTCGTTTCAAGGAGATTTGCGTGAAGCAATTGAATTATTACGGGAATTAAATCCTTTTGTAGATTACATATTAAAAAATACATACGTTCACAAACTGAAGTGGCTTACTGCAGGTGGGACAGGAGATGCGAGTTCTACCGGAATAGCGGCTGGAGGCGTGTGGGCAATAAAGGGGATATTCATTGGAATAATTACAGAAAAAAGTAATTTAACATGCAAACCTGTTATACGTGTGTCCCCTCATTTTCAACAGCAACATTTCTTATCAACATTTGATTGCATGGTATCACTGAAATTAGGAAAAGCTATGTACACACTTCTTAAAGTGATGCAGGTATTTTCCAGGAAAGAAAAGGAATTCAGTTAA
- a CDS encoding NAD kinase, which translates to MPDRRNMFFYYHKDEAIEDKLQTLFNLAEENDFNVVDNTDDASIIVSVGGDGAFLQAVRKTGFRQDCLYTGITRSDESGLYCDFNMDNFQEMLDTMLHAEMEVRRFPVIKVVINGESTFYCLNELSVRSTIIKSMAIDVHIDDLHFETFRGDGLIVATPTGSTGYNKSTNGAVIDPLIPSFQVSELASLNNNRYRTLGSSFVLSKDRKLILDVIQDGNDYPIIGLDNEAYSIRNIKDVTVTLSDKVVKTVKLKNNSYWDRVKRTFL; encoded by the coding sequence ATGCCGGATAGAAGAAATATGTTTTTTTATTATCACAAAGATGAAGCGATTGAAGATAAACTACAGACCTTATTTAATCTTGCAGAGGAAAATGACTTCAATGTTGTGGACAATACTGATGATGCTAGTATCATTGTAAGTGTAGGTGGTGATGGGGCATTTCTGCAGGCTGTAAGGAAAACAGGATTTCGTCAGGATTGTTTATATACAGGGATAACCCGTTCGGATGAATCCGGTTTGTATTGTGATTTTAATATGGACAACTTTCAAGAAATGCTGGATACCATGTTACATGCAGAAATGGAAGTGCGACGCTTTCCGGTTATAAAGGTGGTTATAAATGGAGAATCTACGTTTTATTGCCTTAATGAATTAAGTGTACGATCAACAATTATTAAATCCATGGCCATTGATGTACACATTGATGACCTTCATTTTGAAACATTTCGCGGAGATGGCTTAATTGTAGCAACGCCTACTGGCAGTACAGGGTATAATAAGTCCACAAACGGGGCCGTTATTGATCCATTAATTCCTAGTTTCCAGGTATCAGAGCTTGCATCACTGAATAATAACCGTTACCGCACGCTTGGCTCATCTTTCGTTTTAAGCAAAGATCGCAAGTTAATCTTGGATGTCATCCAGGACGGTAATGACTATCCGATTATTGGACTAGATAATGAGGCGTACTCCATTCGAAATATAAAAGATGTAACCGTAACGTTAAGTGATAAGGTAGTCAAAACCGTCAAATTGAAAAACAACTCCTACTGGGATCGTGTTAAGCGTACGTTTTTATAA
- a CDS encoding alpha/beta-type small acid-soluble spore protein yields MANNNNSNQLVVPGVQQALDQMKTEIAQEFGVQLGADSTSRSNGSVGGEITKRLVQMAEQQFGAQR; encoded by the coding sequence ATGGCAAATAACAATAACTCAAACCAATTAGTAGTACCTGGTGTTCAACAAGCATTGGACCAAATGAAAACAGAAATTGCACAAGAATTTGGTGTACAACTTGGTGCTGATTCAACTTCTCGTTCTAACGGTTCTGTTGGAGGGGAAATCACAAAACGTCTTGTTCAAATGGCTGAACAACAATTTGGTGCTCAACGATAA
- the thiI gene encoding tRNA uracil 4-sulfurtransferase ThiI → MQYDHILIRYGEMALKGKNIKKFITRLQENIQHKLKEFPNTKVKRTQGRMFVLLNGHEPDQVLDKCKNIFGIQSLSLAIKVENDVDAIKGAALYALTNSVDVRQFKVTVKRINKDFPVGSQEMNQVLGGHLLSNTDRYTVDVHQPDMEIKVEIRAEATYITSHVIPGLGGLPVGTSGKSLLMLSGGIDSPVAGYLAMKRGVQIEAIHFHSPPFTSERAKQKVFDLAEKLTKYGSSIKIHVVPFTKLQQEIFREMPDGYAMTIMRRMMLRISEKISEKESILSITTGENLGQVASQTMESMNTINEVTNYPILRPLITMDKQEIIKIAQAINTYETSILPYEDCCTIFVPKSPKTKPNREKVNQFESNNDFTDLIEEAVNGTEVVKVTDQREAASVFDDLL, encoded by the coding sequence ATGCAATATGATCATATTTTAATTCGGTACGGAGAAATGGCTTTAAAGGGAAAAAATATTAAAAAATTTATTACCAGATTGCAGGAAAACATCCAGCATAAACTAAAAGAATTTCCTAATACAAAAGTGAAACGTACACAGGGAAGAATGTTTGTTTTATTAAATGGACATGAGCCGGATCAAGTTTTGGATAAATGTAAGAACATCTTTGGTATTCAAAGCTTGAGCTTGGCAATAAAGGTAGAGAACGATGTTGATGCAATCAAGGGCGCCGCATTATATGCTTTAACAAACAGTGTTGATGTTCGTCAATTTAAGGTTACTGTAAAACGGATAAATAAAGATTTTCCGGTAGGATCACAGGAGATGAACCAAGTATTAGGAGGCCATCTGCTTTCAAATACGGATAGATATACTGTCGATGTGCATCAACCCGATATGGAAATCAAAGTGGAAATTAGGGCCGAAGCCACTTATATTACATCACATGTGATACCAGGACTAGGTGGATTACCTGTTGGGACATCAGGGAAATCGTTATTAATGTTATCTGGTGGAATTGATAGCCCGGTGGCTGGATATTTAGCAATGAAACGAGGCGTTCAGATTGAGGCAATTCACTTTCACTCACCACCATTTACAAGTGAACGGGCTAAACAAAAAGTATTTGATTTAGCAGAAAAGCTCACGAAATACGGAAGTTCGATCAAGATCCATGTTGTTCCATTTACTAAGCTACAACAGGAAATTTTCCGTGAGATGCCTGATGGCTATGCGATGACAATTATGCGCCGTATGATGCTGCGTATTAGTGAAAAAATCAGCGAAAAAGAATCGATATTATCGATCACAACAGGTGAGAATCTTGGTCAGGTTGCTAGCCAGACGATGGAAAGCATGAACACGATTAATGAAGTTACCAATTATCCAATTCTAAGACCGTTAATCACAATGGATAAACAGGAAATTATAAAAATTGCACAAGCAATTAACACGTATGAGACTTCCATTCTGCCTTATGAAGACTGTTGTACGATATTTGTACCGAAATCACCAAAAACAAAACCGAACCGTGAAAAAGTAAATCAATTTGAATCAAACAATGACTTTACGGATTTGATTGAAGAGGCTGTAAATGGCACAGAGGTTGTAAAGGTAACTGATCAAAGAGAGGCAGCGTCCGTATTTGATGATTTATTATAA